The following DNA comes from Pseudomonas sp. MYb118.
GGGCTCGGCGAACAAGGCGCATATTGTCGAAGGCTGGGGGTTCGATCATGTGCTGCGCACCGACGAGCCTGAACTCGCCGAGCGGATCAAGGCGGTGAACGGTGCAGTCGACGTGGTCTACGACCTGATCGGTCGGCAGACGCTGGACGCGTCGATCCATGCATTGCGCGATGGCGGCGACCTGGTGCACGCCGGCAATGCATCCGGTTCGGTGGTCGCGGATACGCGGTTGCTGGCTGCGCGGGGCATCGAATATGTGCAGACATCCACGCCGCGATACGTCAATGCGCAGAACCAGAACATGGCTGCCTCCGAGTTGTTCGAGCGGTTTCGCGAGGGGGCTCTGGGTCCATTGGCGCTTTCCCGGTATCGGCTGGCAGAAGCGGCAGAGGCCCATCACGCCATCGCAGCACGCAAGCACACCGGTTCGATCGTGCTGATTCCCTGAAGCGGTAGAGGTTCGCGGCTACACATTCAACGACATCGGCTTTTCCCCTCCTGGCGGCAGCCCGAAGCGCCTTCTGACAATATTCAGGAACGCGCCATAGGGCCGCCCCAACGCCAGCATGATCACCGTCACACCGAGCGAGCCGCGCAGCAGCTCGGCGCCGCTGGCACCGCTGATGGTCAGGATGGCCGCATAGATCGGCACCTGGAAACTGACCAGCGCCAGTGAGTCCCAGGCGATCTGCGAGAACCGGCCCGGACCGGCAAACCGCATGATCCAGTCACGCCACAGGCCATAGGGGCGACCGGAAACCACCATCAGCGCGGCGCCCAGCAGGCGCGCGTGAAACACCTGATCCCAGGTCATCCCGGCGATGAACCGCTCGTTGAGGATGCCGGTCGTGGTGAAAAACACGATCAACGCCAGCGTGTCGGCGGCGAAGGATCGCCAGCGGGTATTTTCAGACAAACCGGTTTTCTCCTGACTGACATGAAGCGTGAAGCCCCTGTGGTAGCGAGCTT
Coding sequences within:
- the alaE gene encoding L-alanine exporter AlaE, with product MSENTRWRSFAADTLALIVFFTTTGILNERFIAGMTWDQVFHARLLGAALMVVSGRPYGLWRDWIMRFAGPGRFSQIAWDSLALVSFQVPIYAAILTISGASGAELLRGSLGVTVIMLALGRPYGAFLNIVRRRFGLPPGGEKPMSLNV